The following are encoded together in the Triticum dicoccoides isolate Atlit2015 ecotype Zavitan chromosome 6B, WEW_v2.0, whole genome shotgun sequence genome:
- the LOC119324050 gene encoding uncharacterized protein LOC119324050 isoform X1 codes for MSSPAPPIAPAMASPTPPVAECPTPSSLLALPDVNLEDIFLRLPTPAALARASLACAAFRRIITERSFLRRFRKLHPPPLLGIIDDEGVFVPTEAPHPSAPLSRALVQGADFTYSFVPKPLGKNHTIWSPCDVRDGRVLLEHRRSGAHTFFTDLAVCDPLSRRYLLLPPIPEDMTIEQERLDELRHFLIPIRENEDETSLKVICLAYYRSKLVTFIFSSVTGQWCIAATTSWSSLGVVDPFKRLFSCFNYFRGCFYWSLDWEHKLLVLDTHRMAFSTLSIHHPAYYMKFIGQPEHIRCMPTVVEDRKGALEVFNLVGDPFESTPFDLTGGPYNLTPFYIYHTFRQKGESSSEWQLLNVMELPRGYCYYTVGAAEGFLFLGAGGIGKTQPDDWGADVFSLEVKTSQLKKVCRATNVTVFCFQSYFGFPPSLSTPSL; via the coding sequence ATGTCCTCGCCGGCGCCGCCAATTGCCCCGGCCATGGCCTCGCCGACGCCGCCAGTCGCCGAATGTCCGACaccgtcctcgctcctggcccttcCGGATGTGAACCTGGAGGATATATTCCTCCGCCTGCCCACACCGGCGGCGCTCGCCCGCGCctccctcgcctgcgccgccttcCGCCGCATCATCACCGAGCGCTCTTTCCTCCGCCGCTTCCGCAAACTCCACCCGCCTCCCCTCCTCGGCATCATCGACGACGAAGGTGTCTTCGTGCCCACCGAGGCGCCCCACCCTTCCGCCCCGCTCTCCCGTGCTCTTGTCCAAGGGGCTGATTTCACCTACTCCTTCGTCCCAAAGCCACTCGGTAAAAATCACACAATCTGGTCTCCCTGCGACGTCCGCGACGGCCGCGTCCTCCTCGAGCACCGCCGGTCTGGAGCTCACACTTTCTTCACAGACCTGGCGGTGTGCGACCCCCTGTCGCGGAGGTACCTGCTGCTCCCACCCATTCCTGAGGATATGACGATCGAGCAAGAGCGCCTCGATGAATTGCGGCATTTCCTCATTCCCATTCGCGAGAATGAAGATGAGACATCGCTCAAGGTGATCTGTCTGGCATATTACAGAAGCAAGTTGGTCACATTCATCTTCTCTTCTGTCACGGGACAATGGTGTATAGCTGCGACTACCAGCTGGAGTTCTTTGGGCGTAGTTGACCCCTTCAAGAGATTGTTCTCCTGTTTTAACTACTTTCGCGGCTGCTTCTACTGGTCCTTGGATTGGGAGCACAAGCTGCTTGTGCTGGACACACACAGGATGGCGTTTTCCACTCTCAGTATTCATCATCCTGCCTACTATATGAAGTTTATAGGTCAGCCTGAACACATCAGATGCATGCCTACTGTTGTCGAGGATAGAAAAGGAGCCCTTGAAGTGTTTAATCTTGTCGGTGATCCTTTTGAATCTACCCCGTTTGATCTCACCGGTGGTCCTTACAATCTTACCCCATTTTACATCTATCATACCTTTCGACAAAaaggagaatcttccagtgaatggcaGCTGTTAAATGTTATGGAGTTGCCTCGCGGATATTGTTATTATACTGTGGGTGCAGCTGAGGGGTTCTTATTCCTTGGAGCTGGAGGGATTGGGAAAACTCAGCCGGATGATTGGGGTGCAGATGTTTTTTCGCTGGAGGTCAAGACTTCTCAACTTAAGAAGGTCTGTAGAGCAACAAACGTCACTGTCTTTTGTTTTCAGTCTTACTTCGGCTTCCCACCATCATTGTCAACACCGAGTCTATGA
- the LOC119324050 gene encoding uncharacterized protein LOC119324050 isoform X2, whose amino-acid sequence MSSPAPPIAPAMASPTPPVAECPTPSSLLALPDVNLEDIFLRLPTPAALARASLACAAFRRIITERSFLRRFRKLHPPPLLGIIDDEGVFVPTEAPHPSAPLSRALVQGADFTYSFVPKPLGKNHTIWSPCDVRDGRVLLEHRRSGAHTFFTDLAVCDPLSRRYLLLPPIPEDMTIEQERLDELRHFLIPIRENEDETSLKVICLAYYRSKLVTFIFSSVTGQWCIAATTSWSSLGVVDPFKRLFSCFNYFRGCFYWSLDWEHKLLVLDTHRMAFSTLSIHHPAYYMKFIGQPEHIRCMPTVVEDRKGALEVFNLVGDPFESTPFDLTGGPYNLTPFYIYHTFRQKGESSSEWQLLNVMELPRGYCYYTVGAAEGFLFLGAGGIGKTQPDDWGADVFSLEVKTSQLKKG is encoded by the exons ATGTCCTCGCCGGCGCCGCCAATTGCCCCGGCCATGGCCTCGCCGACGCCGCCAGTCGCCGAATGTCCGACaccgtcctcgctcctggcccttcCGGATGTGAACCTGGAGGATATATTCCTCCGCCTGCCCACACCGGCGGCGCTCGCCCGCGCctccctcgcctgcgccgccttcCGCCGCATCATCACCGAGCGCTCTTTCCTCCGCCGCTTCCGCAAACTCCACCCGCCTCCCCTCCTCGGCATCATCGACGACGAAGGTGTCTTCGTGCCCACCGAGGCGCCCCACCCTTCCGCCCCGCTCTCCCGTGCTCTTGTCCAAGGGGCTGATTTCACCTACTCCTTCGTCCCAAAGCCACTCGGTAAAAATCACACAATCTGGTCTCCCTGCGACGTCCGCGACGGCCGCGTCCTCCTCGAGCACCGCCGGTCTGGAGCTCACACTTTCTTCACAGACCTGGCGGTGTGCGACCCCCTGTCGCGGAGGTACCTGCTGCTCCCACCCATTCCTGAGGATATGACGATCGAGCAAGAGCGCCTCGATGAATTGCGGCATTTCCTCATTCCCATTCGCGAGAATGAAGATGAGACATCGCTCAAGGTGATCTGTCTGGCATATTACAGAAGCAAGTTGGTCACATTCATCTTCTCTTCTGTCACGGGACAATGGTGTATAGCTGCGACTACCAGCTGGAGTTCTTTGGGCGTAGTTGACCCCTTCAAGAGATTGTTCTCCTGTTTTAACTACTTTCGCGGCTGCTTCTACTGGTCCTTGGATTGGGAGCACAAGCTGCTTGTGCTGGACACACACAGGATGGCGTTTTCCACTCTCAGTATTCATCATCCTGCCTACTATATGAAGTTTATAGGTCAGCCTGAACACATCAGATGCATGCCTACTGTTGTCGAGGATAGAAAAGGAGCCCTTGAAGTGTTTAATCTTGTCGGTGATCCTTTTGAATCTACCCCGTTTGATCTCACCGGTGGTCCTTACAATCTTACCCCATTTTACATCTATCATACCTTTCGACAAAaaggagaatcttccagtgaatggcaGCTGTTAAATGTTATGGAGTTGCCTCGCGGATATTGTTATTATACTGTGGGTGCAGCTGAGGGGTTCTTATTCCTTGGAGCTGGAGGGATTGGGAAAACTCAGCCGGATGATTGGGGTGCAGATGTTTTTTCGCTGGAGGTCAAGACTTCTCAACTTAAGAAG GGATGA